Proteins encoded together in one Chitinophaga lutea window:
- a CDS encoding glycerol-3-phosphate dehydrogenase/oxidase, which produces MNRLEQLKAIGNGTEWDVLVIGGGATGLGAALEAATRGYKTLLLEQSDFAKSTSSKATKLLHGGVRYLAQGDVALVREASIERGLLLKNAQHLAKNLSFIIPAYSWWEGIFYTIGLKLYDWMAGRLSLGRSRHISRRETLEKLPGLKEDHLSAGILYHDGQFDDARLAVNLVQTIYEQGGIALNYMRVKGLEKNGNGELSYVTAQDTETGREYRIKTKGIINATGVFVDDILEMDDPGIKRKIVASQGVHLVLDASFLPGTNALMIPKTSDGRVLFAVPWHNKIVVGTTDNPVNEISLDPVAMEKEINFILNTAGQYLTRVPTRADVKSVWAGLRPLAKPEKSEKTKEISRNHKIMVSASGLVTILGGKWTTYRKMGEDVVDRLEKVKIWPHRPSVTRHLAIHGSAQKLSEADPLYFYGADAAAVKNLPGGGGVVSESLGIIKAQVLWAVRQEMAHSVEDVLARRTRALFLDAEEAVRVAPEVAGIMAAEMGKDAQWQEQQVRSFQRLAKTYQLQ; this is translated from the coding sequence ATGAACCGTTTAGAACAACTGAAGGCAATCGGGAATGGCACGGAATGGGATGTGCTTGTTATAGGGGGAGGGGCTACAGGGCTGGGGGCAGCACTGGAAGCGGCCACCAGGGGGTACAAAACATTACTGCTTGAACAATCTGATTTTGCTAAATCCACGTCCAGTAAAGCCACCAAACTGCTCCACGGGGGCGTCCGCTATCTCGCTCAGGGCGATGTGGCCCTCGTCAGGGAGGCGAGTATCGAAAGGGGGCTGCTCCTGAAAAACGCGCAACACCTTGCAAAAAATCTTTCTTTTATCATCCCTGCCTACAGCTGGTGGGAGGGTATTTTTTATACGATCGGCCTGAAGCTGTACGACTGGATGGCCGGCCGCCTCAGCCTGGGCCGCTCCCGGCATATTTCGCGCCGCGAAACGCTCGAGAAGCTGCCCGGCCTGAAAGAAGACCATCTGTCCGCCGGCATCCTTTACCACGACGGGCAGTTCGACGACGCCCGCCTGGCCGTGAACCTGGTGCAGACCATTTACGAACAGGGGGGGATTGCCCTCAACTACATGCGGGTGAAGGGACTGGAGAAAAACGGTAACGGCGAGCTCTCTTATGTGACGGCGCAAGACACTGAAACCGGCCGCGAGTACCGCATCAAAACCAAAGGCATCATCAACGCCACCGGCGTGTTCGTAGACGATATCCTCGAAATGGACGACCCGGGCATCAAACGCAAGATCGTGGCCAGCCAGGGGGTACACCTCGTGCTGGATGCTTCGTTCCTGCCCGGCACCAATGCGCTGATGATCCCCAAAACCAGCGACGGCCGTGTGCTGTTCGCCGTGCCCTGGCACAACAAGATCGTAGTAGGCACTACCGATAATCCCGTCAACGAAATCAGCCTCGACCCCGTGGCGATGGAAAAAGAGATCAATTTCATCCTCAATACCGCCGGCCAGTACCTTACCCGGGTACCGACCCGCGCGGACGTCAAGAGCGTCTGGGCAGGCCTGCGCCCGCTCGCCAAACCGGAGAAAAGCGAAAAAACCAAAGAGATTTCCCGCAACCACAAGATCATGGTGTCGGCTTCCGGCCTGGTGACTATTCTGGGCGGCAAGTGGACTACCTACCGCAAAATGGGGGAAGACGTGGTGGACCGGTTGGAGAAAGTAAAAATCTGGCCGCATAGACCTTCCGTAACCCGTCACCTGGCGATCCATGGCTCGGCGCAGAAACTCAGCGAGGCGGATCCCTTATATTTTTACGGCGCCGACGCGGCAGCGGTAAAAAACCTGCCGGGCGGGGGAGGAGTCGTAAGCGAATCGCTCGGCATCATCAAAGCCCAGGTGCTGTGGGCGGTGCGCCAGGAAATGGCGCATTCGGTAGAAGACGTGCTGGCACGCAGAACGCGGGCCCTGTTTCTCGATGCGGAAGAGGCAGTGCGGGTAGCGCCCGAAGTTGCAGGCATCATGGCCGCCGAAATGGGGAAAGACGCGCAATGGCAGGAGCAACAGGTACGTTCTTTCCAGCGTTTGGCCAAAACGTACCAGTTGCAATAA
- the rdgB gene encoding RdgB/HAM1 family non-canonical purine NTP pyrophosphatase translates to MTLVFATNNDNKVKEIRSMLDSSFNIITMKEAGIDMDIPEPHDTLEANAREKSETIYRITGRNSFSEDTGLEIDALNGAPGVISARYAGEQKNAEDNMDKVLHELQGQTDRNARFRTVISLIIDGTEHQFEGVAEGTILPARQGGKGFGYDPIFQPLGSSKSFAEMDLAEKNQFSHRGKAFKKLIAFLQQTA, encoded by the coding sequence ATGACCTTAGTATTCGCCACCAACAACGATAACAAAGTAAAGGAGATACGCTCGATGTTAGACAGCAGCTTCAACATCATTACGATGAAAGAAGCGGGCATCGACATGGACATTCCCGAACCGCACGACACCCTCGAAGCCAATGCGCGGGAAAAATCGGAAACCATCTACCGGATCACGGGGCGTAATTCCTTTTCGGAAGACACCGGCCTCGAAATCGACGCCCTCAATGGCGCGCCCGGCGTGATTTCCGCCCGGTACGCCGGCGAGCAGAAAAACGCGGAAGACAATATGGACAAGGTATTGCATGAACTGCAGGGCCAGACCGACCGCAACGCCCGCTTCCGTACGGTCATCTCCCTCATCATCGACGGCACCGAGCACCAGTTCGAAGGCGTGGCCGAAGGCACCATCCTGCCGGCGCGGCAGGGCGGCAAAGGTTTCGGGTACGACCCCATCTTCCAGCCCCTGGGCAGCAGCAAATCGTTCGCCGAAATGGACCTTGCGGAAAAAAACCAGTTCAGTCACCGCGGCAAAGCCTTCAAAAAGCTCATCGCCTTCCTTCAACAGACAGCATAA
- a CDS encoding acyl-CoA thioesterase — MAKVKIELPAAFPFSTTIPVRIGDVNYGGHVGNDAIVSVLHESRMQYLASLGCTELAFFGVGLIMADLAVSYKGEAFYGDALTAEVTAAELGSVGFELLYRISTQRNGQTVLIAEAKTGMVCFDYNSRKIVRLPETFNKKING; from the coding sequence ATGGCGAAAGTAAAAATCGAGCTGCCGGCGGCATTCCCCTTTTCCACCACTATCCCCGTGCGCATCGGCGACGTGAACTACGGCGGCCATGTGGGCAACGACGCCATTGTTTCAGTGCTCCACGAATCACGCATGCAGTACCTGGCCTCCCTGGGCTGTACCGAACTGGCGTTTTTCGGGGTGGGCCTGATCATGGCCGACCTGGCCGTGAGCTATAAAGGCGAAGCATTTTACGGAGACGCGCTCACCGCCGAAGTGACAGCCGCGGAACTGGGCAGCGTGGGCTTTGAACTTTTATACCGCATCAGCACCCAACGCAACGGCCAAACGGTGCTGATTGCCGAAGCCAAAACAGGGATGGTGTGTTTTGATTATAACAGCCGTAAAATTGTGCGGCTGCCGGAGACATTCAATAAAAAAATCAATGGATAG
- a CDS encoding nitroreductase family protein gives MENIATIIRQRRTVKPTSMNGKKIADETVRELMELADWAPTHGLTEPWYFVVFSGDKVQEFCAEHAELYKTFTPAAGFIPGNYDKLKTQGDLASHLVAVCMKRGSNPKIPEIEEIAATACAVENIWLAATAQNIAMYWGSGGMTYHPAMQDHLGLGDDDKVMGFLYLGYTDEAPRPGRRVKPLDEKVKWM, from the coding sequence ATGGAAAATATAGCAACGATCATCCGGCAGCGCCGGACGGTGAAGCCCACCAGCATGAATGGCAAAAAGATAGCAGACGAAACGGTGCGTGAGTTAATGGAGCTGGCCGACTGGGCGCCCACCCATGGCCTGACCGAGCCCTGGTATTTTGTGGTGTTCAGCGGCGACAAAGTGCAGGAGTTCTGCGCCGAGCACGCCGAACTGTATAAAACGTTCACGCCCGCGGCCGGTTTCATCCCGGGCAACTACGATAAATTGAAAACCCAGGGCGACCTGGCTTCGCATCTTGTAGCTGTTTGCATGAAACGGGGCAGTAATCCCAAAATCCCCGAAATCGAAGAGATCGCCGCTACGGCCTGCGCCGTGGAAAACATCTGGCTGGCCGCAACGGCACAGAACATCGCTATGTACTGGGGATCAGGAGGTATGACGTACCATCCTGCCATGCAGGACCACCTTGGCCTCGGCGACGACGACAAGGTGATGGGATTCCTCTACCTGGGTTATACAGACGAGGCTCCACGGCCCGGACGGCGCGTGAAGCCTCTTGATGAAAAAGTAAAGTGGATGTAG